ACCGGTTTTTCATGCGCATGGAGCTGGGATACCCCGGAAGGCATGATGAGGCGGAGATCATAAGGCATGACGGCCACTACGATGAGGCCAGGAACCTTATGCCCCTGATGAACCCTTCGGAGATCACCGGGCTGCAGGCCCGTGTGGGAGAGGTGGGCGTTTCGGAAAGGATCATTCAATATATCCTGGACATTGCGGAGGCATCCCGGCGGCAGGAGTTTTTCCGATACGGTCTTTCCACCCGTGGTTCCATAGCCCTGAAAAAGGCCTCCCAGGCCTGGGCATTCATCGAGGGGCGGGAGTATGTGGTTCCGGACGATGTGAAGGAGGTCTTTTCCCCTGTGACTTACCATCGGCTTTACCCGGCAGCGGAATTGAAGGGGGATGAGCGGGAGGCCTATCTGACTCACTTCTTGCAAAAGGTGCAACCCCCTTTGTGAAGCCTAGAAGATACCGCGTCAGGATTGCCCCATCGGGGGGTGTCTTCATTGTGATCACGCTCATCCTGAGTGTGGGCGCGGTCAACACGGGCAACAATCTGCTCTATATGCTTTCCAGCCTTCTGCTCGGGCTGATGATTCTCTCCGGCCTGGCTTCCCTGGGTAATCTCCTCTTCCTCGACGTGGCGGTTGTGCCGGCAACGGAGGTCTTCGCCGGATTGCCTGCCCGTTTCCTGTTGCTGATCAGCCGGAAAAGGGGGCGCTCGTTTTTTCTCACAGGCATGACGCCTTATGGAAGCGTGCGCGTCTCGACGATCAACGGTCGGCTCTCCATGCCCATCTGGCTAACCCATCTTCCGCAGTTGGTCTCATTTTCCAGGAAAAACCGGGGCTGATTCCACCAAAGCCTGAATGATATCAGACCCCATTTGACCGAAAACCGGATGTAGTGGAGACCAACCCCTTGCGGGTGTATGAGTGCCCGGTGGATAATACGGGCATGTACCTGCGCCGGAACAGAAAGAAGAAGGGGGAGACCGAGTATGAGTACTGGTCTCTCGTTGAGTCAGTCAGATCCAAGAGAGGTCCCAGGCAAAGGGTCGTAGCGAGCATCGGCAAGCTTCCCGGTCTAGATAAGGAAGAGCGAATTGGATGGGAAGAGATCGGGCGTATTCTCTCTGGCAAGCCCCGGCCGGAAGCAGGGCTCTTTGAGAAGGAAGAAGAAGTGCCCTCATGGGCCACGGTGGATGTGCGTCGTGTCAGCGTCGAGCGGTTGCGCCATTTCGGTGATGTGTACCTGGGAGTTCACTTATGGAACAAGCTGGGTTTTTCCGAGTTCTGCCAAAAGCATATGAGCGAAGGCCGGGAAGAAATTCCGTGGTCGGTTATGGCCTGCATCCTTGTCCTCGCCCGTTTTTGCGCCCCGTCTTCCGAGTTGCAGATTGCAGAATCATGGTATGACAAGACTGCCCTGGATGACCTTCTTGGGGTCGTGGGTGAGAAAGTAAACGATGACAGACTCTACCGGGCACTTGATGTTCTCTTGTCCTACAAGGATGATCTGTGTCGGCATCTTCAAGGGCGCTATGGTGAGATGTTCGGGGCTACGTTTGATTTTCTCTTCTACGATATTACCTCCACCTACTTTGAAGGAATCGCTGAAGGCAACCCGCAGGCCAGAAGAGGATACAGCCGGGATAGTCGCCCTGATTGTCCTCAGGTCTGCATTGGGCTTGTGGCAACGAAAGAGGGTTTGCCCCTTGCCTTTGAAATCTTCGACGGTAACCGCCCTGATGTAACCACCACTGTAGAGATGGTGAGGGCGATGGAGGCCAAGTACGGTAAGGCCAATCGGGTATGGGTCCTTGATCGCGGAATGGTGAGTGAGAAGAACCTGGAATTCATGAGAAAGGTCAATGCCAGATATCTTGTCGGTACGCCAAAATCCATGCTCAAAAAGTTTGAACAACACCTCTTGGATCAAACCTGGGAAGAGGTACAGCCCGGAGTCGAGGTGAGACTCGTGGCGTCCCCACAAGGGGCGGATGAGACCTTCGTGCTTTGTCGCTCCCGTGGACGGAAGGAAAAAGAAAACGCCATCCTCGACCGCTTTGTAAACAGACTTGGAGACAAACTGGCGAGACTGGCCGAACGAGCCGAACAAGGCAAGATCAGAGACAAGCAGAAGGTGGAACGCCAGATCGGCCGACTCCTTGAACGAAACAGCCGGGCCGCGTCCCTCTTCGTGGTTACCGTGACGGAGATAGAGAGCCGAATCTCAATCCGGATCCAGAAGAATGAAGAGCGCTACCGCAGGGCACTCTATACAGGAGGGAGTTACATCCTGCGTACCAACTGGAGCGAAACCGATCCGAAGACTCTGTGGAATACCTATATCCAACTGACCGAAGTTGAAGGCTCCTTCCGCACGATGAAACACGATATGGGCATGCGGCCTATCTTTCACCAGAAGCAAAACCGGACCCAAGCTCACATCCTGGTCTGTTTTCTTTCCCTGGCTCTTTGGCGGACTTTGCAGCAGTGGATGAGGGCATCCGGGCTAGGCACTGCCCCCAGAAAACTGATCGAGGAGATAAGAGAGATCAAATCTCTGGATGTTGTCATGCCGACCAGAGACAAGCCAATCCGGCTGAGGGTGGTAGCCACCCCCTCTCCCGAACTCAAGGTGCTCTTACAGAGGATGAAACTCCTGCTCCCCAACAGGCCAAAAATAATCCAAAATGTAGTGGAGAAAATGGCGTGTTTTTCGGCGTAACTACCTGTAATCACGTTCCTCGAAACTTATAACTGCGGAAGATGGGCTAACACCTTGCTGGTGGCCAGGGATTCCTGCAAATAGTTTAATTTCACTGATTATGTCCAAATTAGACGGTGGATTTGGGCAGCAGAGAGCCATTATGGGCTTGACAGCAGGGCTTGTATAACAGAAAAGATGCTGTTGTTGGTTGGTCCTGCCGGACGGCAGCAAGGTTATCACTCTTTTGGAAAGAGGCAAAGAAAATGAGGATTGGAGTCTATCAGAACTGCCCACGCTTCGGAGAGGTGGATTACAACGTTGAACAGGCCCTGCGGGATCTGGAGACCACAGAGGCGGATCTCATCGTCATGCCTGAACTGTTCAATACCGGCTATCAATTCATTTCGAGAAGGGAAGTGGAAGATCTTGCTGAAGAAGTGCCTTCAGGGAAGACCTCACAGGCATTGCTGGGCCTTTCGAGAGATAAGAAAATGTTTGTTGTTTTCGGCCTTGCAGAAAGGCATGGCGAAAAATTTTACAATTCGGCTGCCGTTGTCGGCCCCAAGGGTTTCGTTGGGATTTACCGCAAGGTCCATCTTTTCAGTGAGGAAAAGACTTTATTCGACCGTGCGGATACAGGGTTTCAGGTTTTTGATCTGGGATTTGCCCGTATCGGGGTAATGATTTGTTTTGACTGGATATTCCCTGAATCAGCCAGGGTCCTGGCGCTTCTTGGGGCGGACATCATCTGTCATCCTGCAAATCTTGTCCTTCCCCATTGTCAGAAGGCAATGGTTACACGTTCCCTGGAGAATGGGATCTTTTCAGCGACGGCGAACCGAATAGGGGTGGAATCAAGAGGCCAT
This genomic window from Dehalococcoidia bacterium contains:
- a CDS encoding acyltransferase, translated to MRIGVYQNCPRFGEVDYNVEQALRDLETTEADLIVMPELFNTGYQFISRREVEDLAEEVPSGKTSQALLGLSRDKKMFVVFGLAERHGEKFYNSAAVVGPKGFVGIYRKVHLFSEEKTLFDRADTGFQVFDLGFARIGVMICFDWIFPESARVLALLGADIICHPANLVLPHCQKAMVTRSLENGIFSATANRIGVESRGHKGALTFTGESQILDNAGRTLTRLGPHEAGVAVADIAAQRARNK
- a CDS encoding IS1634 family transposase, whose amino-acid sequence is METNPLRVYECPVDNTGMYLRRNRKKKGETEYEYWSLVESVRSKRGPRQRVVASIGKLPGLDKEERIGWEEIGRILSGKPRPEAGLFEKEEEVPSWATVDVRRVSVERLRHFGDVYLGVHLWNKLGFSEFCQKHMSEGREEIPWSVMACILVLARFCAPSSELQIAESWYDKTALDDLLGVVGEKVNDDRLYRALDVLLSYKDDLCRHLQGRYGEMFGATFDFLFYDITSTYFEGIAEGNPQARRGYSRDSRPDCPQVCIGLVATKEGLPLAFEIFDGNRPDVTTTVEMVRAMEAKYGKANRVWVLDRGMVSEKNLEFMRKVNARYLVGTPKSMLKKFEQHLLDQTWEEVQPGVEVRLVASPQGADETFVLCRSRGRKEKENAILDRFVNRLGDKLARLAERAEQGKIRDKQKVERQIGRLLERNSRAASLFVVTVTEIESRISIRIQKNEERYRRALYTGGSYILRTNWSETDPKTLWNTYIQLTEVEGSFRTMKHDMGMRPIFHQKQNRTQAHILVCFLSLALWRTLQQWMRASGLGTAPRKLIEEIREIKSLDVVMPTRDKPIRLRVVATPSPELKVLLQRMKLLLPNRPKIIQNVVEKMACFSA